The sequence below is a genomic window from Deinococcus cellulosilyticus NBRC 106333 = KACC 11606.
CCTACCAGTCGGACCTTGCCCGCCTGATGCCAGAACGGTCCAACCTTCCGGCTCCACCTGCAGATCCCCAGACCGTGAAGCCCAGATTGCTGGAAGCCCTGAAGCGGGCCTTGCAGCAGCATCCTGGACCCCTGATTTTTGATGACCTGCAGTGGGCAGATGGGGCCACCCTGGAACTCATCACCTATCTGGGGCAGACCGGAGGACCTAAATTGCTGGGGACATATCGCAAAGATGAGGTGGGACCCCAGTTGCAGCAGGCCCTGGACAGCTGGAGCAGTGCAGGTCTGCTGACCCGCATTGACCTGGACCCTCTGGACCTGCAGGAGATGCAGCACCTGATGGCAGACCTGACTGGCGAAAGCCTGGGGCCTCCTGTGTTCAGCCGCTGGTTGCACAGGCACTCTGGCGGGAACCTCTTTTTTGCCCTGGAAACCCTGAGGACCCTTTTTGAAACCCGGGTTCTGCGCATTGAAGACCAGCAGTGGCGCACCGATCTGGATGATTTCACCCGGGATTACTCGGAAATTCAGGTGCCCGGACGGGTCAACGACCTGGTGAACAGACGCCTGAATCGCCTGTCTGAAGGGGCACGCAAAGTGGCCCAGGCCGCCAGTGTGATTGGGACCGATTTCATCCCACACCTGCTGTCCAGAGCCCTGAACATGACCGAATGGGAGATCCTGGATCATCTGGAAGCCACCGAGGAGGCCGGGCTCACCTCACAGGACAATTTCACCCATGACCTGATCCGGCAGAGCCTGTACCAGGCCCTGTCTGGAAACCGCAGAAAAATGCTGCATGCTGCCATTGCCAGAGCCATGTCCAGTCCGACCCTCTCAGAAACCTTTGAACCCCTGCAGATGGCAGAACACTGGAAGAAAGCAGAGCACTGGGAACAGGCCTGGACCCTGGAACTCAGAGAGGCCGAAAAACAACTGGAACGTGGCCTGCTGCATTCCGGGATGGCCCTGCTGAACCACCTGATCCGGGACCTCCCGGAGAAGCATCCCCTCAGGCTGGAGGCCCTGGTGCTTGCTGGAACCTCTCTGCACCTGCTGAACATCGAGCAAGCGGACCGTCATCTGGCAGAGGTGCTGCAGGTGGCAAACCTTCCACTCGAACTGAAGCTCCGGGCGTCCATTGCACAGGTGGACAACGCGGTGTACCACGGGGACATGACCCTGGCTGGACAGCGTCTGGAACAGGCCACAAAGCTGATTCAGGCAGAGACCCCTGCGGCCCTGAGGCTTCGTCTGCATCACGCCCATCTGGAGGTGTTGCTTCGCAGCGGTCAATTCGCCAGAACCGATGAACTTCTGCAGAAGATTCATCAGATGCAGGGTCTGAACACCATCACCCGCAGTTATGAGGCGCAGTTGCGCTATTACCAGGGACGCTATCGGGAAGCCGCACAGATTTTTGAAAGCATGCGCGAGCAGGACCCCCTGTGTGTGCACCACCTGACCCTGGAAAACGACCTGGGTGTGATTCGCTGGATGCTGGGGGAACTGCACGAGGCCGAACAGGAACTTGAACAGAGCCTGCAACACTGGGCAGGATCGCCCCATGTGGAAAGCCTCAGCCTGATGCACCTGGGGTTTGTGAGGCTGTCTCAGGGAAGGTTCACAGATGCCCTGAATTGCATTGAAAAAGCCCGGGTCGCCTGCACCCTGCTGGGCAGCCTGACCTTTGAAGCAGACATCGAACAGAGGCTGGGCGTCATCTACAGCCATGCTGGTCGTTTTGCAGAGGCCAGAACCCACCTGGAGCGCTCTTTGCACCTCCTCAAGCAGGTTGGAGATCCCTACCGCACCTCTGTCACCAGCAGCCTTTTGTGCCACATGCTGGTGATGCTTGGATGCCTTGAAGAGGCCCAGGTCCAGATGAATTTCACCCAGGAACTGCTGCAACGCCATCCCAGTCCTCTGGGAGAGATGTTCCTGACCCAGGCTTCAGCACAGTTGGACCTGGCCCTGCAGAAGCCCGAAAAGGCCCTGCAGAAACTGAGGACCGTGGAAGCCTTTGCCCGGTCTGTTCCCTTTCCTGAACTTCTGGCCCTGAACCTGCTGTTTCAGGCTCCCCTGCTGAAGGAGGGCGGCGAGGTCCAGGCCAGGGCAGCACTGGAGCTCTCTGCTATATGTGGTTTTCGCAGACTGGAATGGCAGGCGGCACTCATGCTGAATGAACAGGAGCAGGCAAACAAAGCCCTGGCCTTTCTGAAAGACCACAGTCCGGCAGGCTGGTTCGGATGAGACGCTGCTGTAATGGGGCAGGGAACACACTGAAGCCATGGAACCCAACAAGAGACCTCCTGCACTGGAGTCCAGAGGAAGCTACATCCTGCACCTGAAGCGCCGGGGAGACATGCTGCTGTTTGTGCTGCAGAACCTGCGCACCGGAGAACGCCAGGAATTCCACAGCTGGGAAGGATTGCAGCACCACCTCGCAGACCGCATGGCTTCCGGTCTTCGCTGACCCTGCTGGCCCCATCTGCCATGAGACGCCCATGTAATGGCCTGAGACGCACACTCAGGACAGGATGGAGGAAAACCCATGAAACAGCATGTTCAGATGATGGTTGCAGCTGTGCTTGCCCTGGTGATTTCTGCCTGTGGGGGTTACCAGCAAAACATTCCACCCCCAAAGGATGCCGTGATCACCCCTGATGGGGGCAAAGTGGAGGTCAAAGGAACAGCAGGAACCACCCTTGCCCTGGACGTTCCTGCAGGGGCCGTAACCCAGAATGTCGCCCTGAAGATCACACCGATTTCTGGAGCAGCAGGTCGTTTCAAGGTGGAGCCTGCTGGAGTCAGGTTGCTGAAGCCTGCCACCCTGACTTTCACAGGGAACCTGCCTGTCAAATCCCATTTCTTCTGGAACAACGGCACCACACGGAGCGTCATTCCGGGCACCGTTCAGAACAACACCCTGAAATCCACGGTGAGTGTGCTGGGTTACCCATCAGGCACAGCTGCATCAAAAATCCAGAAGCAGGCCACAGGAGACACCACTCTGGAAGTGGCTGTGCTGGATTGCACTGCGGAAATTGCTGCACTGGAAACCCAGATCGGCCAGACCCTGAACAAAAAACGCTTTGAAGAAGCCATCGAACTGCATGATCGCCTGATGTCGGTGGTGCAGGCCTGCGCCCAGACAGAAACGGCACGCCTGCATGCCAGGGCCTGTGACGCTTACGCCGTCGCACTGCAAAATGCCCAGGTGCTGGCGGCCAGCAGCCAGCAGTTGCTCTCTGACCTGATTGTTCCTCTGGAAAATGCTGCGGCAACCGTGCAGGCGCTCGGTGCTCCCTGTGACCTTTCCGGGATGGGGGCCGTGGTGGATCAGAAATTCGATCAATTTCTGAATTTTCTGGAAGGTGAATACCGCAAGAACAGTTTTTCCTCGGACACCCAGGACCACCTGCAGGCTTTGAAGCGCCTCTTCAACCTGCACGCGGACTGCCAGCTTCTGGGTGTGGGGGATGCCGTGTGTGACCGCTTTCCCACTGACCTGTTCCCAGACACCCTCGACAGGTTGCGTCAGGCCGCATACCGGGAATGTGTGGCCCGCGAAACCCCGATTGTGCTGGTCCGGCTGTACCAGGACCATTTTGATCCGGTCCGGCCTGTGGCGCAGGGGTCCCAGTCTGGCCCTTACTTCACCCATGCCCGCTACACCTACGACGATCTGGAAAAAGACCTGTCCTACTGTGCATCGGACCTGAAAATGCAGGTCTTTGACGATGCCACCACTGTGCCCATCGAAAAGACAGAGCAGGAACAGACCCTGAAAGCACCAGCCACACCCGGCAATTACGACACCGAAGCGGAATTCACCCTGACTTTTGATGGCAGCATCACCCTCAGTGGGAAACTGCTGACGCCCGTGTGTGCCACAGACCGCTTCAGCAACGATCAGCTGGTTTTTCGGATTGCAGGTCAGGAAATTGCCCGCAAGCCTGCCAGTGAAGGGACCTTCACCATCAACACCAGTCCTGCAGACCTGATCCCCTCCAGAGACCTCCTGGCTGCAGGTCAGAAGCAACTGCTCCCCTCTTTCACCGTGGTTGTGCAGCGGGAAGGGGAGGGATGTGGAGGTCTGCTGAGCACCGAGCTTGTCCTGTATCGCCTCAAAATCAATGTGCTTCCTCCGAGCCTGACGGTGAAGCCAGAAAACAAAACCGTCTCCACCGGGCACCCCCTGAAGTTTCAGGCCCTGTTTGACACGGTTCCCACCACCGAGGTGGACTGGCAGACCACTGGAGGCACCATCACCCCTGATGGACTGTTCACAGCAGGACCTGTTGCAGGGAGTTTTCAGGTGCGGGCCACCGCAAAGGACAAACCCGAGTTGACGGCCACAGCAGCCGTGCAGGTCCGGGAGGACTTCTCCGGGATCTACTCAGGAAACTGCAGAGACATCTCCCCTGTCAGCAGTGGCAATGGTCGTCCCTTTCCCTGCATGATGGTGGTGGTCCATGATCCCAACCAGACCCAGGTGACGTTTCACACCAGGGGCCTGTTCACCGGGAGCATCACCAACCGCAAGCTCCACGTGGAGCGAACTGGAGAGCTGGTTTTTGGAAACTTCACCCCCACCTCTTTTCAGGGCAACCATGTGGATGGCCTCGAGGAGAATGATCCAGAGGCAGACCGCATCGACATTCAGTTGAACCGTGCTCCCGGTCTGGTCTGGACGGGAAACATCAGTGGAGGGCTCTCCAGCAGCATTTTTGCCAGCCTGAACGTGACGCAGACCAGCGTCTCAGGCACAGCCATTGCCGTGAACACCATCTGGACCGTAAACGGAAACATCGCTGCTGACAACACCCTGACCTTCGGGCTTGCCACGGGTGGAGATGCCAGTGTGACTTTCACAGGAACCATCAACGCAGAGCGCACCAGCATGTCTGGCACCTGGAGGGCAACCTCAGGCCCATCAAATGGCAAAACAGGAAGTTTCACCCTCAAATTGCGCTGAATTGAAAGCGTACAAAAAGGTCTGCCTCAACAGGCAGACCTTTTCAGACCTTCAGGCTTGCAGCAGAGGCAACTTTGCAGCCATCTTTTCCAGTTCATCCCTGTACTCGATCCGATCAAACCACTCCTGTGGGAACCCGTCATCTCCCAGATAAGCCCCCAGGAAACTTCCAGTCAGACAGGCAATGGAATCGCTGTCCCCACTGGTCACTGCCGCCCGTTTGAATGCGGCTCTGGGGTCCTCAGGATGGAGCAGGAAGCAGTAGAGTCCGGTGGCCAGTGCCTCCTCGGCAATCCAGCCTGCACCTGTCAGCAAGCAGGGATCGGTGTCAAAGTCCGGGCTTTTCATGGCCTCTTTGACACGCAGCAGGGCGTCCATGGTTTCACGCCACCCTCGGGCGATAAAATAGGCCGCTGCAGGATGCTGGGACTCCTCCCACAGCGAACCGAGCCAGTCATGGTGGTAAAGACCAAGCTGGGCCTCCGCATAATCCAGCAGGGCCTGCAGGACCCGTTCTGGGGCCATCCCCTGCATCAGGAAGTGGATGGCCTGCGCAGTGGCATCACTGGCCGCCAGACCCGTTGGGTGGCCGTGGGTCAGGGCAGCCTGGAACTGGGCCAGACCAGAGCGCATCTCCACAGGCAGGTTGAGGACACCCACCGGGGCCACCCGCATGTTCGCCCCGCAGCCTTTGGAGCCCATCTCGGTGGCCTTCACCCAGGGCAGGCCCTTTTCCAGCCTCTCACAGGCCCGCATGCAGGTCATGCCCGGAGCACGGGTGTTCTCTTCGGAGTTCGCCCATTCGATGAACTCCTGCCTGAGGAGGGGTTCGAGGGTCTCAACGTCCAGCTTTTCTGCCCGCACCAGGGCCCGGGAAACCGCCAGGGCCATCTGGGTGTCATCTGAAACCAGCACATTGCCCAGGTCTTCTGGGCCTGCCGGAGGAAATTTTCTGAGGATCTCAGGAACCTTGAGGAATTCAGTGGGATACCCGTAAGCATCTCCAAATGCCAGTCCGTACAGCACGCCACGTGCATTGCCCATGCCAGCCTCCTTTTTCAGGTTGACGCAGATTGCGATGTGGGGCGAGGACAGACGACCCACCTGTTTAGATTTTGCCGAGGGCCAGAGCCGAGGGCCGAGAGCGTAAAATGCTCCAGCCATAACCTGCTGTCGATCAAAAGCCTTCACTAAAGCATCTGTTTTGTCCTCGGCTCTTGGCCCTCGGCTCTCGGCTAATTCTTCAGCAGAAAATGCTCAATGATGATGTAGTGGTCTTCAAAGAACCACTCCGGATGGGCGAACACGTCAGAGATGGGAACCCACAGGGCTTCTGCGGCGTCGTCCTGTCCCTGCACCCTGGGGAGTTGACCAATCCCGAGGTCGAACAGGAAGGCGTGGGTGATGGTGCGGC
It includes:
- a CDS encoding ADP-ribosylglycohydrolase family protein, which encodes MGNARGVLYGLAFGDAYGYPTEFLKVPEILRKFPPAGPEDLGNVLVSDDTQMALAVSRALVRAEKLDVETLEPLLRQEFIEWANSEENTRAPGMTCMRACERLEKGLPWVKATEMGSKGCGANMRVAPVGVLNLPVEMRSGLAQFQAALTHGHPTGLAASDATAQAIHFLMQGMAPERVLQALLDYAEAQLGLYHHDWLGSLWEESQHPAAAYFIARGWRETMDALLRVKEAMKSPDFDTDPCLLTGAGWIAEEALATGLYCFLLHPEDPRAAFKRAAVTSGDSDSIACLTGSFLGAYLGDDGFPQEWFDRIEYRDELEKMAAKLPLLQA
- a CDS encoding tetratricopeptide repeat protein — translated: MTFDLQMLGYPHFRGLRLPPHKPVALLMHLACRQGWVSREELSTLFWPDTETGQARHNLRILLHRLKQLSWLEGLEQDAQHLRWEVSTDLQAFLQAFQRSDWEEATRLHASPLLEGFLLDEVPGMAAWLEVERERLSNLWQEAAAQHARELSRQGQPAEAAQVLKKVLEQHPLQEDLFRIYLECTYLAGKRSEALLAFEVFEKQLLQEMQLAPLESTLHLIDLIRKAEPLNQTVSEQKVSAGVAPDIPLSVQRPPRLIGRTRDSVLLLRSQTPITLVSGEAGVGKTRLLQEHFPEEAGGLSAARWLRCREGLQHLEYFPVLDHLRSVQFQDLGPYQSDLARLMPERSNLPAPPADPQTVKPRLLEALKRALQQHPGPLIFDDLQWADGATLELITYLGQTGGPKLLGTYRKDEVGPQLQQALDSWSSAGLLTRIDLDPLDLQEMQHLMADLTGESLGPPVFSRWLHRHSGGNLFFALETLRTLFETRVLRIEDQQWRTDLDDFTRDYSEIQVPGRVNDLVNRRLNRLSEGARKVAQAASVIGTDFIPHLLSRALNMTEWEILDHLEATEEAGLTSQDNFTHDLIRQSLYQALSGNRRKMLHAAIARAMSSPTLSETFEPLQMAEHWKKAEHWEQAWTLELREAEKQLERGLLHSGMALLNHLIRDLPEKHPLRLEALVLAGTSLHLLNIEQADRHLAEVLQVANLPLELKLRASIAQVDNAVYHGDMTLAGQRLEQATKLIQAETPAALRLRLHHAHLEVLLRSGQFARTDELLQKIHQMQGLNTITRSYEAQLRYYQGRYREAAQIFESMREQDPLCVHHLTLENDLGVIRWMLGELHEAEQELEQSLQHWAGSPHVESLSLMHLGFVRLSQGRFTDALNCIEKARVACTLLGSLTFEADIEQRLGVIYSHAGRFAEARTHLERSLHLLKQVGDPYRTSVTSSLLCHMLVMLGCLEEAQVQMNFTQELLQRHPSPLGEMFLTQASAQLDLALQKPEKALQKLRTVEAFARSVPFPELLALNLLFQAPLLKEGGEVQARAALELSAICGFRRLEWQAALMLNEQEQANKALAFLKDHSPAGWFG